The nucleotide window TCGGAGGGAGAAAAGGTCCGTGCATTGGAGTCGATCGCATGAATGGCATGATTGGCGATCGCTGCCGCTAGGCATTGCCACTGCATGACGCCCCCTTGACCGGCATAGCGTAAACTCTCCACCACCCGCTGATGAAATTGATAGCGCAGGAGGTTTAAATCGGTTAATTGACCGGCATTGATATAAACGAACAATGCACTATCATCTTGTTGGACCTGATGACGCAGGGTGCTGATCAGATGACTTTTGCCCATACCGGGATTCCCGGTTACGGCGATCGCATTCAGAGCAGAACGACCTTGGCGAGAGCGCTCAAGGGCTTGAAAAACCACCTGACGAATGCGATCGTTCAAGCTATTGAGATTGGGAAGGTCATCCCGCCAAATTTCGCGATCGCTGACCGATGCCGGGTAAGGGAAAGGATTCTGAGCGGCGATCGCCGCATTGAGGTCTTTAATCGAAGAAATAGAACAACTATCCATAGCAAAACGTATAAAGGAGCAAACCGAATTCAGATTCAGCTCTTACTTAAAGTGTGCCGCGAAACTCATTTAACCTGACACAATGCCCATCGGTTCTCTAGTCCCACCCCTTTCTCGGGCGTCGGTACAGAATCAAATCCATAGAAAGGATCACAAAAGGATAAGAAACCGGGTTTCTGGTCCAAATTGGTGACTCATGAACAGGGATGTCCCCTAGAAACCTGGTTTCTAATTGCGACTGAACCGACTCCCTAGGTCCCGAAGGCGATCGCCCGTTCCCTTAGAAACCTCCGATTTGCCAACCCACTTGCCTTAACCCAAGGTACTGCCTGATAAAATTTCGTGAGCTTGCTTGAGATGCTGGGCAACGGATTCAGCAGAAGCCTGGAAAGCCGCCCGTTCTCCCTCATCCAGTTCGAGTTCTAACACCTGAGCAATCCCTCGACGTCCTAACTGGCAAGGAACCCCGATGAACAAATCGCGTAACCCATATTCACCCTGAAGATAAGCCGCAGCCGGAACGATTCGCGACTGGTCAAGCAAAATCGCTTCAATCATCAGACTCACCGAAGAGGCTGGAGCAAAATAAGCACTCCCGGTCTTCATTAATTCTACGATTTCCGTGCCCCCATTGCGCGTGCGTTCCACAATTCGCTCAATGGTTTGAGCATCCAGCAGTTCCATCAAGGGAATCCCATCAACCGTCGTGTAGCGGGGCAGGGGGACCATTAATTGTCCGTGATCTCCCAGGACCATTGCCTTGATATCCTGGATTGACACTCCTAGTTCCATCGAAATAAAAGTTTTAAACCGCGCCGCATCCAGAACTCCGGCCATACCAATCACCCGACGGCAGGGGAGTTGAGTCGTTTCCCAGGCAACGTAGGTCATCACATCGAGGGGGTTGGTGACCACAATTAAGATGGCTTCAGGCGATCGGGCGATCGCCTCCTTAGCTGCTGTCTTAACAATCTTGGCATTAATCTCAATCAAATCATCGCGATTCATCCCGGGTTTGCGAGGACGACCGGCAGTGATTACCACAATATCCGAGTTCGCCGTATCATCATAATCATTGGTCCCCACAATTTGCCGGTCATGACCCTCCACCCCCCTGGCTTCCATCAAGTCCAGGGCCAGCCCTTGGGGCATCCCTTCCAGGACATCCAACATCACCACATCGGCTAAATTTTTTTCGGCCACTCGCTGGGCGAGGGTACTGCCAACTTTACCCGCACCAATAATGGAAACACGAGCTTGATGACAAGAGGGAGGAAAAAAGGGAGAGGAGGACATGATTAATATAACCGTTGAACAGTTTAGGGTTTACTTGAATTCTTCGAGTTGGTCGATTCGCAGCCAGACATTCGGGGCAGGCATCTGACCAAACTTGATCAGGGCATAGTCCCCATTCATGTCTACAACTTCCCCTTTAGTTTCAAAAATATAGCTGGGGAAGCGCGAATCACTAGCGCTTGCTTCTAAACTATTGTCCAACGTTTCGCGAACGGCGCGAACCATACTACCTTTTTTAACTGCCATAACTTGCTGTGCACTGTTTAAAACGCTTTCTCTCCTTAATTTTAATCCCTTCCGGGGTCGGGGGATGGGGGAGAGACGGGAGATCGGGAGGATGTTTGTAGTAACGACTGAAGTCGTTACTACAAACATGAACCCCCATCTCCCTATTTTTACCGCTGACAATTGTGCGCGTGATTTGGCTAACGCCAACTCATGCGGGAACGACTGAAGTCGTTACTACGAACATGAGCCCCCATCTCCCTCTTCTTACCGCTGACTATTGTGCGCGTGATTTGGCTAACGCCAACTCATGCGGGAACGACTGAAGTCGTTACTACGAACATGAATCCCAATC belongs to Laspinema palackyanum D2c and includes:
- the mdh gene encoding malate dehydrogenase, with protein sequence MSSSPFFPPSCHQARVSIIGAGKVGSTLAQRVAEKNLADVVMLDVLEGMPQGLALDLMEARGVEGHDRQIVGTNDYDDTANSDIVVITAGRPRKPGMNRDDLIEINAKIVKTAAKEAIARSPEAILIVVTNPLDVMTYVAWETTQLPCRRVIGMAGVLDAARFKTFISMELGVSIQDIKAMVLGDHGQLMVPLPRYTTVDGIPLMELLDAQTIERIVERTRNGGTEIVELMKTGSAYFAPASSVSLMIEAILLDQSRIVPAAAYLQGEYGLRDLFIGVPCQLGRRGIAQVLELELDEGERAAFQASAESVAQHLKQAHEILSGSTLG
- a CDS encoding NAD(P)H-quinone oxidoreductase subunit O; protein product: MAVKKGSMVRAVRETLDNSLEASASDSRFPSYIFETKGEVVDMNGDYALIKFGQMPAPNVWLRIDQLEEFK